A genome region from Anopheles stephensi strain Indian chromosome 2, UCI_ANSTEP_V1.0, whole genome shotgun sequence includes the following:
- the LOC118505493 gene encoding interleukin enhancer-binding factor 2 homolog, with amino-acid sequence MVRPGLMRGGGRGGMGMGMRGRGAPYMNKKTFLPRHPFDLTLAEMAFPRVHPAPDDSALTNALLKRSQDLTPTAAEQTAISNLVAKVQGVLDNIVIAPGDFTKCQLEEVRQVGSYKKGTMMAGNNVADIVIILKSLPTKDCAEALGKKVEEDLQKSMKTEVVPKAEALSLTYSEKGFEIMNSLAKVRCLIATLPQNMRKLETEKHLDFKIIQSHLAAIRHTRWFEENAHHSTIKVLIRILKDLARRFDGFKPLNPWICDLLAHSVIMNNPSRQALPVNVAFRRVFQLLASGLFVPGSAGITDPCEVGHFRVHTSMTLVQQDECCMTAQTLVRVLAHGGYKHILGFVENTTVAKEMSVWDGVVVSPLEPAYEKPSEKKDGEEDDMECVEGETINEEPTE; translated from the coding sequence ATGGTTCGTCCCGGGCTAATGCGTGGCGGTGGCCGTggtggaatgggaatgggtaTGCGTGGTCGTGGTGCACCGTACATGAACAAGAAAACCTTCCTGCCCCGCCATCCCTTCGACCTAACGCTCGCGGAAATGGCTTTCCCCCGAGTGCATCCCGCTCCAGACGATTCAGCACTGACCAATGCACTTTTGAAGCGAAGCCAAGATCTCACCCCAACCGCGGCAGAGCAAACCGCAATCTCGAACCTCGTCGCCAAGGTCCAAGGTGTGCTGGACAATATCGTGATTGCGCCCGGTGACTTTACCAAGTGCCAGCTGGAAGAGGTACGCCAAGTAGGATCGTACAAGAAGGGCACGATGATGGCTGGCAATAATGTTGCCGATATCGTAATCATCTTAAAATCGCTCCCTACAAAGGACTGCGCCGAAGCACTCGGCAAAAAAGTGGAGGAAGATCTGCAAAAGTCAATGAAAACGGAAGTCGTTCCGAAAGCGGAAGCTCTATCACTGACCTACAGTGAGAAGGGGTTCGAAATAATGAACTCGCTTGCCAAGGTACGCTGTCTGATCGCAACGCTGCCGCAAAACATGCGCAAACTAGAGACGGAGAAGCATCTCGATTTCAAAATCATCCAAAGCCACCTGGCCGCCATCCGACACACGCGCTGGTTCGAGGAAAATGCACACCATTCTACGATAAAGGTGCTTATACGCATCCTGAAGGATCTGGCCCGTCGTTTCGATGGGTTTAAGCCGTTAAATCCATGGATTTGCGATCTGCTCGCACATTCCGTCATCATGAACAATCCGAGCCGACAGGCACTGCCCGTGAACGTTGCGTTTCGGCGCGTGTTTCAGCTGCTCGCTTCTGGGCTGTTCGTGCCCGGATCGGCTGGTATTACGGATCCGTGCGAAGTGGGTCACTTCCGGGTGCACACGTCGATGACGTTGGTCCAGCAGGACGAATGTTGCATGACGGCACAGACGCTGGTGCGTGTGTTAGCCCACGGTGGATACAAGCACATCCTCGGCTTTGTAGAGAATACGACCGTTGCGAAGGAAATGTCCGTGTGGGATGGGGTCGTAGTTTCACCGCTGGAACCGGCGTACGAAAAGCCATCGGAAAAGAAGGACGGCGAAGAGGACGACATGGAGTGTGTCGAGGGCGAAACCATCAACGAAGAGCCGACGGAGTGA
- the LOC118505494 gene encoding uncharacterized protein LOC118505494, whose translation MGNMRQMEQKYDLSKCHAYNEKSSFAFWIVLVLLFCLALGNLCLTLSITAILRIYRGMENIELLQDADAIKFYGNIDFDRVYKQDGLLESFYDEPLEIAGDDGDVSINLVNRNGHSHNKIQLTRAGSFLKGINHFDVKDPATGRQVFGTSRPHYNMPQGAMILQAHLINSGRIASPINDTLKLQTRNKLTLKGTEGIRMEAKELLWSADQNIYLKSDNGSTMLMGGNGVWVNVNNLPVVKSEHGARTGSSSQYKLCVCYPQGRIFRMAVPKSHNARVNCAHFSAKENPCL comes from the exons ATGGGA AACATGCGACAAATGGAACAAAAGTACGATCTCTCCAAGTGTCACGCGTACAATGAGAAAAGCTCCTTCGCGTTCTGGatcgtgctggtgctgctgttctgCTTGGCGCTGGGTAATCTTTGCCTCACGCTTTCCATAACGGCTATTTTGCGGATCTATCGCGGCATGGAAAACATCGAGCTGCTACAGGACGCGGACGCGATAAAGTTTTACGGCAACATTGATTTCGACCGTGTGTACAAGCAGGACGGTCTGTTGGAAAGTTTCTACGATGAGCCGCTGGAGATTGCCGGGGACGATGGCGATGTGTCGATCAATCTGGTCAATCGGAATGGACATTCGCACAACAAAATCCAGCTCACCAGGGCGGGCAGCTTTCTGAAGGGTATAAACCATTTCGACGTGAAGGATCCGGCCACGGGCAGGCAGGTGTTCGGAACGTCCCGACCTCACTACAACATGCCCCAGGGAGCGATGATCCTGCAGGCCCATCTCATCAACAGTGGCCGCATTGCATCGCCCATTAACGATACGTTAAAGCTGCAGACGCGAAACAAGCTTACGCTAAAGGGCACCGAGGGCATTCGAATGGAGGCGAAAGAGCTGCTGTGGTCTGCGGATCAGAACATCTATCTGAAGTCGGACAACGGTAGCACCATGCTGATGGGCGGGAACGGGGTGTGGGTTAACGTGAACAATCTGCCCGTGGTAAAGAGCGAGCATGGCGCACGGACAGGATCGTCCAGCCAGTACAAACTGTGCGTTTGCTATCCTCAGGGCCGCATTTTCCGCATGGCTGTACCGAAGTCACACAACGCGCGCGTAAACTGTGCCCATTTTAGCGCCAAGGAAAATCCGTGCCTGTAG
- the LOC118505491 gene encoding proteasome subunit alpha type-2, producing the protein MASERYSFSLTTFSPSGKLVQIEYALAAVAAGAPSVGIKAVNGVVIATENKQKSILYDEHSVHKVEMVTNHIGMIYSGMGPDYRLLVKQARKLAQNYYLTYREPIPTSQLVQKVATVMQEYTQSGGVRPFGVSLLICGWDDGRPYLFQCDPSGAYFAWKATAMGKNANNGKTFLEKRYSEDLELDDAVHTAILTLKEGFEGQMNADNIEVGICDANGFRRLDPSDVQDYLANIP; encoded by the exons ATGGCTTCGGAACGGTATAGTTTTTCGCTGACCACCTTCAG CCCATCGGGAAAGCTGGTCCAGATCGAGTATGCCCTGGCAGCGGTAGCGGCTGGAGCCCCATCGGTCGGTATTAAGGCAGTGAACGGAGTCGTGATTGCTACGGAAAACAAGCAGAAGTCAATCCTGTACGATGAGCACAGCGTGCACAAGGTCGAGATGGTGACGAACCATATCGGCATGATTTACTCCGGCATGGGACCCGACTATCGGCTGCTGGTAAAGCAGGCCCGGAAGTTGGCCCAGAACTACTACCTCACGTACCGGGAACCGATTCCGACGTCGCAGTTGGTGCAAAAGGTTGCCACGGTGATGCAGGAGTACACGCAATCGGG TGGCGTGCGACCGTTCGGAGTGTCGTTGCTGATCTGCGGTTGGGATGACGGTCGCCCGTATCTGTTCCAGTGCGATCCGTCCGGTGCCTACTTTGCGTGGAAGGCCACGGCGATGGgcaaaaacgcaaacaatGGCAAAACGTTCCTCGAGAAGCGGTACAGTGAAGATCTCGAGCTGGACGATGCGGTGCACACGGCCATCTTAACGCTTAAGGAAGGTTTCGAGGGACAGATGAACGCGGACAACATCGAGGTGGGCATTTGTGACGCGAACGGTTTCCGCCGACTGGACCCATCCGATGTTCAGGATTATCTGGCCAATATTCCATAA
- the LOC118505496 gene encoding 28S ribosomal protein S10, mitochondrial: MLKWLNFTRTLVPLVPRPIHTVRWYSEAGSSTTQPAVEQPVPVGVPDKLYSRVELQMKGIDPEVMKSYALYAKTAAEHLNIEVGKHWVLRKAVKDRLTLLKSVHIYKKHRVQYEVRNYYRFMHFHKLTGSTLDTFLEYIERNLPEGIALKVTKVELQQLPEHLRK, encoded by the exons ATGCTGAAG TGGCTCAACTTTACCCGCACCTTAGTGCCCCTGGTGCCGCGACCGATCCACACCGTCCGATGGTATTCCGAAGCGGGTTCATCTACCACCCAACCAGCCGTCGAACAGCCTGTTCCCGTCGGTGTGCCGGATAAATTGTACAGCCGGGTAGAGCTACAGATGAAAGGCATCGACCCGGAAGTGATGAAAAGTTATGCATTGTACGCtaaaacagcagcagaacaTTTGAACATAGAAGTTGGTAAACA CTGGGTACTACGGAAAGCGGTAAAGGATCGTTTGACGCTACTGAAATCGGTGCACATCTACAAGAAACATCGAGTGCAGTACGAGGTTCGAAACTACTATCGATTTATGCACTTTCACAAGCTTACCGGATCGACGCTCGACACGTTCCTGGAGTACATTGAACGCAACCTGCCGGAGGGAATTGCGTTGAAAGTGACGAAAGTGGAGCTACAGCAACTGCCAGAACATTTACGGAAGTAA